The proteins below come from a single Rosa rugosa chromosome 2, drRosRugo1.1, whole genome shotgun sequence genomic window:
- the LOC133731486 gene encoding receptor-like protein 2 — protein sequence MANVILFFLLLIFSSNIIFENIHACNQSERNSLLFLALTLSSPQLNWTSADCCNWEGITCNRDGWVTHLQLPSKGLKLKGGIFPSSSLANLTHLTHLNLSHNSLSGSLDQTEFFLSLNDLEILDLSYNLLFGVLPSSLPSSHIQMVDLSSNRLHGAVSSSFFQQAWNLTSFNVSNNTFSGPIPSSICRPSSSSLRHLDFSFNNFNGSISSGLGKCSKLQVFRAGNNYLSGSLPEDMFNSTTLEEISLPQNSLYGVVSDKISNLTNLTNLDLSYNQLSGVLPLHLGKLSKLKYILLDFNYLEGSLPLSLMNCTNLVELRMGSNNLGGDISMLNFSKLSQLSKLGLRKNNFSGILLRSIYSCKFLKAIQVNHNNLEVQIQPEILSLKSLSFLALGSNKGLTNVTEAMNILMGCKRLVFLSLGSSFLGEEMPNGVEMVDFNGFQNLRHLDLSLCNLSGIIPSWLSKLKMLQVLDLSGNRITGSIPSWLGTLPRLQTLLLGFNQLSGEFPKELCTLPMLVSGQAAAQVGRFYLELPVYYQPSADAPTYIFFDPVIYLSHNCLSGNIPIEIGQLQLLQALDLSANNFSGNIPDQISNLKYMERLDLSMNHLSGEIPASFTGLNFLSSFNVSYNNLGGPIPSSTQLQSFNASAFEGNPKLCGASLPNKCQTTKGVDAPDMSTQDADTKEHQIPWFYVSVALGFITGFWGVCGPLVLMRKWRYAYYHFVDNVQDRFHVMIAKCMASMKRKFV from the coding sequence ATGGCAAATGTAATCCTTTTCTTCTTACTCTTGATATTCTCTTCCAATATCATATTTGAAAACATTCATGCTTGCAACCAAAGCGAACGCAACTCTCTGCTGTTCTTAGCTCTCACTTTGTCTTCTCCTCAGTTGAATTGGACTTCCGCTGATTGTTGCAATTGGGAAGGCATTACTTGTAATCGAGATGGTTGGGTCACCCATTTGCAGTTACCCTCCAAAGGGCTCAAACTAAAAGGAGGTATTTTCCCCTCATCATCACTTGCAAATCTCACACATCTCACTCACTTGAATCTCTCCCACAATTCACTCTCTGGTTCTCTAGATCAAACTGAATTCTTCTTGTCCTTGAATGATCTCGAAATCCTAGATTTGAGCTATAACCTTCTTTTTGGAGTGCTACCATCTTCTCTACCATCCAGTCATATTCAGATGGTGGATCTTTCCAGCAATCGTTTACATGGTGCGGTTTCATCTTCTTTTTTCCAACAAGCTTGGAATTTGACTAGTTTCAATGTCAGTAACAACACCTTTTCAGGTCCTATCCCATCCTCTATTTGTCGTCCTTCTTCCTCCTCGTTACGACACCTTGATTTTTCCTTCAATAATTTCAATGGTAGTATATCTTCTGGACTAGGGAAGTGTTCCAAACTGCAGGTCTTCCGTGCTGGTAACAATTACCTGTCAGGATCGCTTCCAGAAGATATGTTTAATTCTACCACACTTGAAGAGATTTCACTACCTCAAAATTCATTGTATGGAGTAGTAAGTGATAAAATTTCCAACCTCACCAACCTTACAAACCTTGACCTCTCCTATAACCAATTGAGTGGTGTGCTCCCTCTCCATCTTGGGAAGCTCTCCAAGTTGAAATATATACTCCTTGATTTCAACTATCTGGAAGGTTCATTGCCCCTATCTCTGATGAATTGCACAAACCTCGTTGAACTACGTATGGGAAGCAACAACTTGGGAGGTGATATCTCCATGCTTAATTTTTCCAAACTTAGCCAACTTAGTAAACTTGGCTTGCGGAAAAATAACTTCTCTGGTATCTTGCTGAGAAGCATCTACTCGTGCAAGTTCTTGAAAGCAATTCAAGTGAATCACAATAATCTAGAGGTTCAAATACAGCCTGAAATTCTTTCATTGAAATCCCTGTCCTTCCTCGCACTTGGTTCGAACAAAGGTTTGACCAATGTGACAGAGGCAATGAACATACTGATGGGTTGCAAACGTCTCGTATTCCTTTCCTTGGGATCTAGTTTTTTAGGTGAGGAAATGCCGAACGGTGTTGAAATGGTGGATTTTAATGGATTTCAAAATCTTCGACATTTAGATTTGAGTTTATGTAATCTTAGTGGTATAATTCCCTCATGGCTATCGAAGCTGAAAATGTTACAGGTCTTGGATCTGAGTGGCAACAGAATCACAGGCTCAATTCCAAGTTGGCTGGGGACTCTTCCAAGGCTGCAAACTCTACTACTGGGCTTCAACCAACTTTCTGGAGAATTTCCAAAGGAATTGTGCACACTACCTATGTTAGTATCTGGACAAGCTGCAGCTCAAGTAGGTCGTTTTTATCTTGAACTGCCTGTCTACTACCAACCTAGTGCTGATGCACCAACTTATATATTTTTTGACCCAGTTATATACCTTAGTCACAATTGCCTTAGTGGGAATATACCTATTGAGATTGGCCaattgcagcttctccaagCGCTGGATCTTAGTGCTAACAACTTCTCCGGCAACATTCCAGACCAGATATCTAACCTAAAGTATATGGAGAGACTGGATCTCTCCATGAACCATTTGTCTGGAGAAATCCCGGCATCATTCACAGGTCTTAATTTCTTATCAAGTTTCAATGTCTCGTACAATAATCTCGGAGGACCAATACCATCAAGCACTCAACTCCAGAGTTTCAATGCTTCTGCATTTGAGGGGAATCCGAAACTTTGTGGTGCCTCACTTCCAAATAAGTGTCAGACAACAAAGGGTGTTGATGCACCTGATATGAGCACCCAAGATGCAGACACCAAGGAGCatcaaattccatggttttATGTTTCTGTTGCACTTGGGTTCATTACAGGATTTTGGGGTGTCTGTGGTCCCTTGGTGCTTATGAGAAAGTGGAGGTACGCATATTACCATTTTGTAGACAATGTACAAGATAGGTTCCATGTGATGATAGCAAAGTGTATGGCAAGCATGAAGAGAAAGTTTGTTTAG
- the LOC133731487 gene encoding 2-alkenal reductase (NADP(+)-dependent)-like: protein MLPCWELKAAGSTCTSPTLQLHLSACVLEPISGFGVAKVLESGDAKLSKATWFGERLAGKSMPGMTAYAGFYEIFSPKKGETVFVSAASGAVGQLVGQFAKLARCYVVGSAGSKDKVDLLKNKFGFDQKVRKWITKEVD from the exons ATGCTGCCTTGTTGGGAGCTCAAAGCAGCGGGATCCACATGCACCTCACCCACTTTACAATTACACCTCTCGGCGTGTGTTCTTGAG CCTATCAGCGGTTTCGGCGTGGCTAAAGTTTTGGAATCTGGGGATGCAAAGTTAAGCAAGGCGACTTGGTTTGGGGAAAGACTGGCTGGGAAGA GTATGCCTGGTATGACTGCATATGCTGGTTTTTATGAGATCTTCTCTCCTAAGAAAGGAGAGACGGTCTTCGTTTCAGCGGCATCAGGAGCGGTAGGTCAGCTAGTTGGCCAATTTGCCAAGTTAGCCAGGTGCTATGTTGTTGGAAGTGCTGGAAGCAAAGACAAG GTTGATTTGCTGAAGAACAAGTTTGGCTTTGACCAGAAAGTCCGTAAATGGATCACAAAAGAGGTGGACTAA